One window of Ziziphus jujuba cultivar Dongzao chromosome 5, ASM3175591v1 genomic DNA carries:
- the LOC132803889 gene encoding uncharacterized protein LOC132803889 has protein sequence MIERQLAEMCPNSGLRATPHIESKLQKWKKQYGIIYNMLKKSGFGWNDTLKCVKVDSDDAWKAYVQSNPSAKSWRGKPFSIYERLANIFGKDRAIGHGAQTPIDLVNDINMEPDNDQFDDVCSPMSMNQTHSQLPTQSQLRGKRKAKSKDVDIVSGLNNVVYKFIDKLATQLDKLEKSDINYPQYLAMELDRLGFLITGNLKISKAMRSDPSNVEVFKIIKTDAQKIEFACGFLDN, from the exons ATGATTGAGCGGCAACTGGCTGAAATGTGTCCTAACTCGGGATTGCGAGcaactccacatattgaatCGAAGCTGcaaaagtggaagaagcaatatggtATCATATACAACATGCTGAAAaaaagtggatttggatggaatgacaCTCTTAAATGCGTGAAGGTTGACAGTGATGATGCTTggaaagcatatgtgcag agtaatccaAGTGCAAAAAGTTGGAGAGGTAAACCTTTTTCGATATATGAAaggcttgctaatatttttgggaaggatcgggcaataggacatggagcacaaactccaattgatttagttaatgatataaatatggagCCTGACAATGACCAATTTGATGATGTGTGTTCTCCAATGTCTATGAATCAAACACATAGTCAACTGCCCACACAATCCCAATTAAGAGGTAAGAGGAAAGCTAAATCGAAGGATGTTGACATCGTTAGCGGGTTAAACAATGTAGTATATAAGTTTATTGATAAATTGGCTACACAGTTAGACAAGTTGGAGAAGTCTGATATCAACtatccacaatacttagctatggagcttgaTAGGTTAGGATTCCTTATTACTGGcaatctcaaaatctctaaggcaatgagatcgGATCCATCGAATGTTGAGGTTTTCAAGATTATTAAAACCGATGCGcagaagattgaatttgcttgtggatttttggataactaa
- the LOC125422939 gene encoding probable pectinesterase/pectinesterase inhibitor 20 yields the protein MSSNPFSLFGLSCLIIFHLLNFHLLNLPISQADIPLFSLNSPVSPKTICKSTPFPSSCISILPNRNANVYDFGRVSVQHSISQSQKFLILVDKHLQGSSTLKLHTIRALQDCRYLASLNLDFLSTCSKTVNRTSETLTVYEADNIQTLLSSILTNLLTCWESLESTDSSGTVKNYLSDSIFNDSKLHSVSLALFTEGWVPKRRAHDIASQPRAYHPTFGNGRLPQLKMSSRNRKIFESARRHRRQLAEVAANNGSVVVKDIVVVNKDGSGNFTTINDAITAAPNNSDASSGYFLIYVTAGEYQEYVSIPSNKKYLLMVGDGVRQTNITGNRSVGDGWTTFNSATFAVAAEGFFAVGITFRNTAGPSKGQAVAVRNGADLSTFYICSFEAYQDTLYAHSQRQFYRECDIYGTVDFIFGDAAAVFQNCNLFPRSRPQGLSNYITAQGRNDPNQNTGISIHNCTIKVAENLNATMSYLGRPWKDYSRTVYMQSFMDKLINPAGWRQWNANLSTIYYAEYNNTGPGSDTSMRVTWPGYHAIGATEATNFTVSNFLLGDNWLPRTGVPYTGGLI from the exons ATGTCTTCCAATCCCTTTTCTCTCTTCGGCCTTTCTTGCCTTATTATCTTTCATCTTCTCAACTTTCATCTTCTCAACTTACCAATATCACAAGCAGATATCCCTCTGTTCAGTCTCAACTCTCCTGTCTCCCCAAAAACCATTTGCAAGTCCACCCCATTTCCTTCGTCTTGCATATCTATACTCCCCAATCGCAATGCCAATGTCTATGACTTCGGCAGAGTTTCGGTGCAGCATTCAATTTCTCAATCCCAAAAGTTTCTCATTTTGGTAGACAAACATCTCCAAGGTAGCTCCACTTTGAAACTTCACACAATCCGTGCTCTTCAGGATTGCCGATACCTTGCCTCACTCAACCTGGATTTCTTGTCAACCTGCTCGAAAACCGTCAATAGAACTAGCGAAACCCTCACGGTCTATGAAGCTGACAACATCCAAACCTTGCTCAGTTCCATCCTAACCAACCTCCTAACCTGCTGGGAGAGCTTGGAGTCCACAGATTCATCTGGGACTGTCAAGAATTACCTTTCGGATTCTATTTTTAATGATTCTAAACTGCACAGTGTTTCTCTTGCTCTTTTCACAGAAGGTTGGGTGCCTAAACGGAGAGCTCATGACATAGCATCACAGCCAAGGGCATATCATCCTACATTCGGAAACGGACGCTTGCCGCAGCTGAAAATGTCGAGCCGAAACCGTAAGATTTTCGAGTCGGCTCGGCGGCATCGGAGACAACTCGCTGAGGTTGCAGCAAATAATGGATCTGTTGTGGTGAAGGACATCGTAGTGGTGAATAAAGATGGAAGTGGGAACTTCACCACCATCAACGACGCTATCACCGCAGCTCCGAACAACTCAGATGCTTCCAGTGGCTACTTTTTGATATATGTCACTGCAGGCGAATACCAAGAGTATGTGTCAATTCCAAGTAACAAAAAGTACTTGCTCATGGTTGGAGACGGTGTCCGTCAAACGAACATCACAGGGAACAGAAGCGTAGGAGATGGATGGACTACTTTCAACTCCGCAACATTTG CTGTGGCAGCAGAAGGCTTTTTTGCTGTGGGCATAACTTTCCGCAACACAGCAGGACCAAGCAAAGGGCAAGCAGTAGCAGTCCGAAATGGAGCCGATTTGTCAACATTTTACATCTGTAGCTTTGAAGCCTACCAAGATACTCTATATGCACATTCTCAAAGACAATTCTACAGAGAATGTGATATCTACGGCACTGTAGATTTCATCTTTGGAGATGCTGCTGCTGTGTTCCAAAACTGCAACCTATTTCCCCGATCTCGACCGCAAGGGCTATCCAATTACATCACCGCTCAAGGCCGTAACGACCCCAATCAAAACACGGGGATTTCCATCCATAACTGCACTATCAAAGTTGCAGAAAACTTGAATGCTACCATGTCATATCTTGGGAGGCCATGGAAAGATTACTCCAGGACTGTATACATGCAGTCTTTCATGGACAAGTTGATAAATCCTGCAGGTTGGCGTCAATGGAATGCAAATTTGAGCACCATATATTATGCAGAGTATAATAACACCGGTCCTGGATCTGACACTTCTATGAGAGTTACATGGCCAGGATACCACGCGATTGGTGCAACTGAGGCTACTAATTTTACGGTATCCAATTTTTTGTTAGGAGATAATTGGTTGCCTCGAACAGGAGTTCCGTATACCGGTGGCTTGATATGA